GGATTCCAGTAGTTACAGAAAGAGTCCATGCTCAAACCTTTCATTAGTTTTGCCATATGACAGCCCTAGCATTGCTTTTatcctgtttctctcttttgtaCTTCAGTGTTGGGCAGACTTGGCCCTTATTTTTGTCTTCCTAGAATTTTATCATAGTTGTTTACTGTATCTTTCATTGGATTTGCTTAGGATAATATCATAATGGATATCTTATAAAATCTAAGGGTAAAGCCGAACTATAAGGAGATGCTTCACATTATGGTATCTACTGTAACTCTTCAGAATTTACTGTTCAGTGATCCTAAAAATCTGAACAGTTCTGAGAAACAAAAGATGTACTTTCTCTGCTGCAGCTAAACTTAATTTCCAGATCTCTTTGAGATTAATTGCAAATATTACTATATGAAACAGTTCTGGCAGAAAGCTGTGTAAAATTATATAGACCAAACAGTTTTTTCTAGCCTCTTGTAGAAGAGAAAATAGGGAGAAAATTACATGGTGTGAGAGTAACAGAAAGGCAATTAACCCCACCCATGTCTCAGAATAAAATTTAACTTTACAGTCATTGCCTGCCAGTGTTTTAAGGGATAAATGAAAGGTACAGGAAGAGAACTTggagaaaagtaatttcattgAAAATTTGGAGTGATATTTTAAGATACACTAGCAGAGGGAGTCAGTCAATGTAAGATAAAATAAACCGTGCTTTAAATTGTTGATTGTTTCAACAGTTTGGAATGTGAATTCTTTCTCTTGAAATGTGCATGGGGTTTAAGTATGTTCTCTTGTGGGCTATATCACAATGCCTGTATTGAACTATTATTCTTCATTAAGTTGCCATGCTGCTTAATTTCTGAGCAGGagaatgtttctttaaaagctaTCTGCACTGACAGAGTCCtaatcaattatttttcttcttcgcattgtttttttctgccattgtTTATTCTGGTTTGTGACAATATGAGCTGGGGTTTATAAAAATTTGGCTGCTTGGCTGTGTTGCTTCCAGAGAAATCCTAACTACTTGCATTTATTAACAATTTCATGTTCATTCTCATCGTTAAGCTGTAACTTCATCTAAATAGTTATTTCACTtgacagtgtggtgggttgaccctggctggatgccaggtgcccaccaaagccattctatcactcccccttcctcagctggacagaggagagaaaatataacaaagggatcatgggtcaagataaggacaggagagatcactcaccaattaccgtcacaggcaaagcagactcgacttggggaaaattaactcaatttattaccaatcaaccagtgtagggtaatgagaaataaaaccaaatccccaaacaccttccctccacccctcccttcttcctgggcacaacttcactcccgaattctctacctacccccgccaagcagcgcagggggatggggaatggggtttatggtcagttcatcacacatctctgccacttcatcctcttcaggggcaggactcatcacgctcttccctgctccagcatggggtccctcccacaggagactgtcctccacgaacttctccaatgtgggtccttcccacgggctgcagttctttatgaactgctccagcatgggtcccttccatggcatgcagtccttcaggagcacactgctccagcgtgggtcccccacgggggtcacaagtcctgccagaaaacctgctccgtgggctcctctctccacaggtcctgccaggagcctgctccagcgcaggcttcccacagggtcacagccttcttcgggcacccacctgctccggcgtggagtcctccacgggctgcaggtggatatctgctccaccgtggacctccctgggctgcagggggacaacctgcctcaccatggtcttcaccacaggctgcaggggaatctctgctccagtgcctggagcgtctcctccccctccttcttcactgaccttggtgtctgcagggttgtttctcttacatgttctcactcctctctccggctgctgtttctgtgtgccccacaactttttttccttcttaaatatgctatcacagaggcgctaccactattgctgattggcttggccttggccggcggcaggtccatcttggagccagctagtattggctctgttggacataggggaagcttccagccaaaaccttgccacacaaacccaatacagagagTCACTAAACTCTTAACTAAATGTGGCCAGTAGTTAGAATAACTACTCTTTTCATTAATCCTTCACAGCGACTATGAAAACTGATTTGTTATACATGTAATATTTACCCAGACTGAAAGTATGGAATGTGCCACTGGTTAAAATcatacttttttggttttgctgaaatgATACCATGTTACTGTTGAGTTTCTCTGGCTGCATGTCTCTTTCACTGGTGAAGGCTGCACTGATAAAATCTGATCTGAGAGATGCATTCTGTAAGGCATTAAAAACTGTCAGCTCCTAGTcgaatctttatttaaaaaataattccatttcttttttcttttgttcaggtATTTTTGTCAGACTCCTATAGTCTGTTACTCAGAGGGCTCATGCGGCCCATCATTTTTAAcatctaattttttaattaattctatcAACacctgaaataaaaccaaaattctaGAAAAAGATTTGTTCTGTGAATTCAAGTACTGAGCACTTTGAGTTGCTGGTCTTTTTTATGCTGTGAACATTTTTTGAACTTTCCTCATGGCTTAGTCAGCAGCCCtagaacaaaaatatatttatggtACACTTTGGTAATCCCCAGtttcatcagtgaaaaaaaatggcTCTGTGTCTATGCTCAGTGGCCATGTCATATTCTTCTTCCCTTGGGTTCTTGTTTGCTGTGTTAgtataaaaagcagaagtaaatCACAGTTTGTGGTGGCTGGCTGTGCAGAAGTTCAGTAATGCCTTTTTCATTGTTTAAATTCATGATATAGCCTAGGCAGGATCTAGCTTCTCACTGTGTATGATCTTTTACATTCTGGATTGATAGCAGAAAAGCATGCCTTAAAAAATCAGGAGACATGAAATGGGAAATTTTAAGTCTAAATTGATCAGAACTCCACTTGACTAGCAGATTTAATTACAAATCATCAGTGAAAGCTCTGAGAAAGTGTATTATAAAGCTGAGATGTAAAAATTGTTATTTGACCTTCTTGTGCAAACTTTTCTAATACAAAATTATACGctgtaaatttttaaattaaaagatttaCGTTTAACATGAAGAAATGTATAGTCAGATGATACTGTCTGGATACAGttgaaattatttatgtaaatatgtTGAATTTATCTTTATATTGAATCACAGGTGAATCTGGATTGGGAAAATCTACATTAATAAACAGCCTCTTCTTGACAGATCTCTACCCAGAAAGGATAATTCCAGGAGCTGCTGGTAAACACACCTTTGTTCTAGTATCTCTGTTCTTGATATTTTTGGAGTTGAATGCTTTTGTCTTTGGATTTTAGTAACAGCCAGTAGTGATTTCTAGCTTTAATAATTGCTAATGTATTTCCTTATACTTGAACTGTTTGATAGAATTGGTTCCCTCTGTATCCAGGATGTATATGGGGTCTTTGTTGTTTAGTCCTCGGGTGTATTCATATTGGCGCCTAGAAAGTTCATCCcttcttttgcttaaaaaacGTCATTGTGTCACAGTAAGATAAATAATGAACTAAACCAATCAGaaacttcctttaatttttaacCTATTGCAATTCGAAACATATGCATTGTTTATGTCTGCTTGGACTTGCAACTTGACTCCTTTGCTTTGGGTTGATATTTAGTGAATGTGAACTTCACCTCCTTTTCTTCAGTCCCTTGTaccttttttattctgttaaccAAGGCATACAATAATCCAGCAAAAGAGAATGTTGTAAGAAAATAGAGGAagatgctgtttttttccctcttttctacTTGTTGAATGACTGGCTTTAATAATTTATCATGTTAGCTGATGATTACTTATCACTTTCAACCTTAGGAAGAAAATCCATTACGTATACTTTAGTATTGTTCTCCAAATTCCTGATTACCTACAGTTTTTTCTCAGTCCTTTTTGGCTTAGTTTCTACATTATATTTAAGAACACTATGACATTTCATATACTCCTCTAACAAAATCTGAAGAACTTAAGTACTGAGCCTTGCTGTTAAGTTATCAGGCCTTAAAAGGTAATTCGTGGAATAATATTTATATGATTGCATCTGCCAATTAATCTTTTAAGCCTATCTCAAAATGACATAGTCTTATGAATTCTATTCTGAAAGATCAAGTTTATTGTCTTTTAGAAAAGATTGAACGCACTGTGCAGATTGAAGCCTCAACGGTTGAAATTGAAGAGAGGGGTGTGAAACTACGTCTGACGGTTGTAGATACACCAGGGTATGGGGATGCTATCAATTGTCGAGACTGGTATGTACATAGGATATATATTGATCTATGTATGAAGACCAACATCCATTTCCTATTTGTTCTGGGGGTGGGGAATAAGTAACTGAAGTGGGGCTATATTAATAATGATACGCAGTTCAAAGTAGGATGGCCCAAGTGGCAACCCTAGCTCTTTTAAACACTTCCATTCCAAATTATACTGTAAGTCattatcttcccttttttttggtGGGCTATGCAAAGTGCTGAATTTGAGGTGTGATTTTTGGAGAGATGGGCATGTTTTCTAATTTTGAGGAAGCTTAATTTAAGTGTTATGAGTTCATTCAGATACATGTAAAAAGGCATGAAGAACTTCCACACAACTTGAAATAAATTTCGTGACATGGATATTTTTTAAGTTTGGAAGAGTTATAAGTGAACAGTGACCTTGACGTTTTTATAGTCAGAAAGCAATGGAACCACTGGTCACAAGAAATTCAACAATACTCTGAGAAGGTAGTTCATCTAGTCTTTAGTGCAAGTAAAAATCCACCTTTAGATCTTGTCATATTGATTTGAGCATTCTCAGattctgtgcttcatttttaaGTGCACTTTCATCGtctttgggtttggttggggttttttgagaaatTTACATTATAATAAGTAATTGAGTACTTAAAGTACTAAAAGTACATTATAataagtaactgaaaaataatcttgAGATCAATGGCAATCGGTTTTCAATGGTAATCCTCTTCCCCCATCTCTCAAAcccctgaacctcaaggcagggactggggaaTTGAAGTCCCTCCCATCATAAGTGatgatcaggtttgagaccacctgaggaacttgaatatacataagtctatgggacctgacaagatgcatcccatcTCGTCAGGTTGTCTATGGCAGATGTAGTTGCCAAGCTGCTCTCCATCACATTtcaaaagtcatggcagtcaggcaaagtcctcactgactggaaaaagggaaacatcatgcccatttttaaaaaggtgtcgtggcttaaccccagtcagcaaataagcaccacgcagctgctcactcacacccccccccccccccccccccccccagtgggatgggggagaaaatcaggaaaagaagtaaaactcgtgggtggagataaggacagtttaatagaacagaaaagaagacactaataatgataacactaataaaatgacaatagtaataataaaagaattagaatatacaagtgatgcacaatgcaattgctcaccacccgccaatcgacgcccagttagtccccgagcggtgatcccctgcccccaccccccctcagtttctatactagatgtgacgtcacatgctatggaataccccgttggccactttgggtcagctgtcctggctgtgtcccctcccaacttcttgtgcccctccagccttcttgctgggtgggcatgagaagctgaaaaatccttgactggaCACAGAGGTGAGGCTAACTGGTCAGTAGTTCCtagggtcctcctttttacccttttgtcctggtttcagctgggatagaattaattgtcttcctagtagctggtatagtgctatgtttttgagctaggtatgagaagaatgttgataacacactgatgttttcagttgttgctaagtaatgtttagtgtccctcaagggtccgtagtgggaccaatactgtttaataccttcatcaatgacatagtggaaTTGAGcccaccctcagcaagcttgcagacaccaagctgagtggtgcagttgattcaccAGAGGGAAGGGGTGtcatccagagggatcttgatAGGCTTGAGGAGtaggcccatgcaaacctcatgaagttcaacaaggccaagtgcaagatcctgcacatgggttggggaaACCCtcaatatcaatacagactgggagTTGAATGGGttgagagcaaccctgcagagaagaatttggggatactggtggatgaaaaattggacatgagccggcaatgtgctcTTGCATCCCCAAAAGCCATTTGTATCCTGGGacacatcaaaagaagtgtggccagcaggtgaaGGGacatgattctccccctctacactgctcttgtgagacctgcatccagctctggagcccccagcacaagacagacatggacctgttagagcgggtcctgaggagggccatgaaaatgatccaAGGGCTGGAACAGCAATGAagaagggctgagagagttggagttgttcagcctagagaagagaaggccccATGGAGACCTTACTgaggcctttcaatatataaaaggggcttataggaaagatggagagagacttatTACccgggcctgtagtgacagggcaaggggcaacggttttaaactgaaagagggtagatttaggctGGACATAAGGAAGGAAGTTTTTTAcagtgaaggtggtgagacactaggacaggttgcccagagaagttctGGATCCCCCATCCCTTGAAGTGTTCAAGgacaggttggatggagctttgagcaacctgacctactgaaagatgtccctgcccatggcaggggggggttggacaagatctttaaaggtcccttccaacccaaaccattctgtgattttaaatCAATTTGGAACAAGAAGCTTAGATTATCTTTAGCATGTGTAATTAATACTAGCCAAAAGACTAACCCAAGAGAAATTTGCTGTAGAGCTTAAGATGTCtgttatatgtatgtatattttaccttaataaaaaaaaaaattatgcatagTAGTTTGTTATTCTGGAACTCACGTAAAATTTTAAGATTTATGCTCTTCTACTTTCACAGTCTTACAGCACCAGTAAATGAATTTTTGTCCACTAACAGGTTGGTTCATCAGAAGGATGTCTTGCTGTTTTAATATTACCTTTGAAACATCACTAAAATTATTGACCATTTGGGAACGAGCATGATTTCTTGAATCcatatttgttttacagttttaagACCATAATTTCTTACATTGATGAGCAGTTTGAGCGATATCTGCATGATGAGAGTGGTTTGAACAGAAGGCATATCATAGATAACCGGGTTCATTGCTGCTTCTATTTCATTTCACCATTTGGTCATGGGTAGGTGTTtctctgtcattttattttttaaattattttacttcgGGGAGTTGGTTTGTGCCTGTTGACTTAAATTTTCAGAATCAGATTGCCATTGCTTAAGGAAGTGCTAGAACAGATGGAATTAATTTGGTATGTTCTTTCTCTCTGTAAAGAGAGAAATCTCCTTATTGGTGTGAAAATAAAATGGTagtttagattaaaaataaattaaactttttccatattttaatcAGCCTTAAGCCTTTGGGtaatttagattaaaaattttccatattttaatTTTAGCCTTAAGCCTCTGGATGTTGAGTTTATGAAGGCCATACACAACAAAGTAAATATTGTACCAGTGATTGCAAAAGCTGATACACTTTCTCTGAAAGAGCGAGAAAGACTAAAGAAAAGGGTAAGTATTTTTCTAGCTTGCTGAAAAATGTTGTACTTTGTTTATAGCAGCATGGTCACTGAAGAGAGGGGCATTCTCATTTAACCTTCCTCTGTCCTAGCCAAGAAAAATATAATCTCATGTACAGTGTAACATTATTTAATATGTAGTTTGATATCTTGTAACTTCTTTTATTATGTATTTAACTGAGAAATTGTCCTTAAAATGTTGCCTGTGAAATGGCAGGTTGGCTACATTTACAATTACATGATGAGTGACTTTTGaaactttggaaaaatatttaaatgtgtttgctAATGGTAATTGCTCCCTAACCTGTTTTATGAGTCACAAAGCAGAGATGGTATCTGCTTCTACaatgtgcatgtatttttttacCCAGTCAGAATTCTGATCATTGAAAAATGGgattttcagagatttttctgattttggggttgtttttcttcctctgtgtcacCCTCTTGTAatacattctattttttttttctatgggcAAGACCCCTTAACATATTCAGTCTTGCAGGACTTGATGCTATCTTTGCTGAGGCGGGGGTAGGGGGCGGGAATGCAACAAACCATCATAAGTTAATAACAACTAtgaaatttagaaagaaatgttAGAATTAACTTTCCAGAAGGCACACTTGATCCAGTCTTAGCTGTTATATTTAAAActttatgtttttttcagttattctgaaCATCCTTATAGTTATCTTACCCGACTTGCAATAAAAAGAGGTGTATACTTTAGTTTGATATATGTATTATGCTAGAATTCTGCAGAactaaagattttaaaattttttttataaagagcAAAATTCAGGTTTATGGCAAATGGATTCCAGCTGCAGATGCCATTCTTAGCAGTCATGAAGACAGAATAAAGTATTTCTTGTGTCTATAGCTTAGTTAGATTTTTAAACACTCCCGCCCCTACCCCCCAAATAGTAATTCAGAGGCAAGAGCAAGGAGTTTTAGGCTGTTCAAAGCAATTACGACTTCTGAGTCAAtgctttataattaaaaaaaacccaattgcaaaggtttaaaaaaaccacgATTTCTTATGTGTAATCCACAAAGGATGGTGTTTATTTGAACACTATTGTTTGTCTGAAAGTCTGTAGCAAGTAGTTGTTGAATATCCTGAAGAAATatggtgtttaaaaacaaatacttgcTCAGTAATTTGGATCAGTGAGATAGGCCCAAATTTCTCAAGAGACTGTGTATAACTGATTAAGTAATTTTACCTTAAGATCTAAAAGTACTGACTTTACATGTATATTATCTCTATTTCTTATATGATAAATCTCAGATTCTGGATGAAATAGAAGAGCATAGCATCAAGATTTATCACCTGCCTGATGCTGAATCAGATGAGGATGAAGATTTTAAAGAGCAGACCAGACTCCTGAAGGTATGACTGGCTTCATAGGTTACGTATGTGGATAATATAGTGTATCTTTTTGGACTGCTCAGGTGGCTTTAGAACAAGATACATACAGTGAGTGACCTGCGATGAAACCTTGAGTGAGTCACTGTGTCTCTGTGCCCAGGCTTCCCTATCTGGAAGATGGTGgtaacaattacttttttttttttcctttacacctTCAAATTAAAAGCATTAGGAACTTATTACCATAATACACAGTGCTGAGCAGAACAGGAGTTGTTCTTGGAGTTGTTTATTCTGGTTCATTATtagtaatttttgcatttttggcttTCAGGCCAGCATTCCATTTTGTGTAGTGGGATCCAATCAACTCATTGAAGCCAAAGGTAAAAAAGTTAGAGGTCGACTCTACCCATGGGGTGTAGTTGAAGTGGAGAATCCGGAACATAATGACTTCCTGAAGCTGAGGACTATGTTAATGTAAGttagaaaattccatttaaatggtAGTTTAAAAAACAATCGGCAGGAAGATACTCAAACACTATATTGGGGGTTTGGAGTGGTTGTGgaatccttggagacattcagaaTTTGTCTGGAGAAGGCAATGAGCAGCCTCGACCTACCTGGCCTAGGCCTAGGCCGGGACTGGACCACATAGGCTCCATAGGTTCTTTCCAATCTGAATTActcagtgattctgtgaaaataatcTTTTGTCGAATACAGTGTTGTATTGCTATTCAGAGCCCCAGGAACATAAAACCGGTTGCTTCACACCTTGTGCTTATTTAAATATAACTATATGTAGATACATGTCTGCAAAGGAGTAGACTTAAAAAGTCCACCAGGCTTTGCTACTCTGTTTCCCCTGCCCAGCACTGCTTCATCAAATACCTCACCCAGGAGGACAGCTTATGTCAGGGCTGCCTCAGGGTCTGAGGTGGTCTCTGTATGTGTCTTTTATTGCACCAATTTATCTTAAATTAGCTTTAAAATTAGCATGTTAAATGGGTGTATGTGCTGAACACATCCAATACAGTGCTGAATGTGAGAGCTGATGAAGCAAGCTGATGCGACACAAGTATGttttctcttaattatttttcttcctccagcaccCATATGCAAGACCTTCAGGAGGTGACCCAGGATCTCCACTATGAGAACTTCCGCTCTGAGAGGCTCAAACGAGGTGGCAGGTTGTCATCTTATGGTTAcatgctgttt
The Harpia harpyja isolate bHarHar1 chromosome 12, bHarHar1 primary haplotype, whole genome shotgun sequence genome window above contains:
- the SEPTIN2 gene encoding septin-2, translated to MSKQQPAQFTNPETPGYVGFANLPNQVHRKSVKKGFEFTLMVVGESGLGKSTLINSLFLTDLYPERIIPGAAEKIERTVQIEASTVEIEERGVKLRLTVVDTPGYGDAINCRDCFKTIISYIDEQFERYLHDESGLNRRHIIDNRVHCCFYFISPFGHGLKPLDVEFMKAIHNKVNIVPVIAKADTLSLKERERLKKRILDEIEEHSIKIYHLPDAESDEDEDFKEQTRLLKASIPFCVVGSNQLIEAKGKKVRGRLYPWGVVEVENPEHNDFLKLRTMLITHMQDLQEVTQDLHYENFRSERLKRGGRKIEDEEVNKDQILLEKEAELRRMQEMIARMQAQMQMQMQSGEGDSSAVHGHHV